One Melospiza melodia melodia isolate bMelMel2 chromosome 29, bMelMel2.pri, whole genome shotgun sequence DNA segment encodes these proteins:
- the APOA4 gene encoding apolipoprotein A-IV, with amino-acid sequence MAPKAAALVLVLLAISGSRADVNPDEVASVIWKYFTELGSNAKDTAEQLHQSELSKQLNTLLKSNLQSVSAYAEDLQQRLEPFALELQAKLAQDSQRLKEQIQRELQELQAKLAPYADQVHEQIGTNIRELRARMGPYAEELRSQVDRSAGELRQALEPYAAELRERLQDNAESVQASLSPYAERLQRQIDGGVEGVKQRLSPVADELKAQVEQSVAELRRGLSPYAQEVRDGLERQLQSLSAQMERAAEELRARLAASSEELRAQLSPLARELREAASGDAESLRQRLQPLAQQLEQRLGQSLETFRQQAAPFGETFGQQLVQRLEEMRGKLDSGAAGVEDHLELLEKEVRDKVAAFLSTAAPPQE; translated from the exons ATGGCGCCCAAGGCGGCCGCCCTTGTCCTGGTTCTCCTGGCGATCTCAG GCTCCCGGGCCGATGTGAACCCTGATGAGGTGGCCAGCGTGATCTGGAAGTACTTCACGGAGCTGGGCAGCAATGCCAAGGACACGGCGGAGCAGCTGCACCAGAGCGAGCTCAGCAAGCAGCTCAA caccctgCTGAAGAGCAACCTGCAGAGCGTCAGCGCCTACGCCGAGGACCTGCAGCAGCGCCTGGAGCCCTtcgccctggagctgcaggccaAGCTGGCGCAGGACTCGCAGCGCCTCAAGGAGCAGATCCagcgggagctgcaggagctgcaggccaaGCTGGCGCCCTACGCCGACCAGGTGCACGAGCAGATCGGCACCAACATCCGGGAGCTGCGGGCCAGGATGGGCCCGTACGCCGAGGAGCTGCGCTCGCAGGTGGATCGCAGCGCCGGCGAGCTGCGGCAGGCGCTGGAGCCCTACGCGGCCGAGCTGCGGGAGCGCCTGCAGGACAACGCCGAGAGCGTGCAGGCCTCGCTGAGCCCCTACGCCGAGCGCCTGCAGCGGCAGATCGACGGCGGCGTGGAGGGCGTCAAGCAGCGGCTGTCGCCCGTGGCGGACGAGCTGAAGGCGCAGGTGGAGCAGAGCGTGGCCGAGCtgcggcgcgggctcagcccctacGCGCAGGAGGTGCGGGACGGGCTGGAGCGGCAGCTGCAGAGCCTGAGCGCGCAGATGGAGCGGGCGGCCGAGGagctgcgggcccgcctggccgCCAGCTCCGAGGAGCTGCGAGCCCAGCTGAGCCCGCTGGCCCGGGAGCTGCGGGAGGCGGCGAGCGGCGACGCCGAGAGCCTGCGGCAGCGCCTGCAGCCCCTGgcgcagcagctggagcagcgcCTGGGCCAGAGCCTGGAGACCTTCCGGCAGCAGGCGGCTCCCTTCGGGGAGACCTTCGGGCAGCAGCTGGTGCAGCGGCTGGAGGAGATGCGCGGCAAGCTGGACTCGGGCGCGGCCGGCGTGGAGgatcacctggagctgctggagaaggaggTGCGGGACAAGGTGGCCGCTTTCCTCAGCACCGCCGCGCCCCCGCAGGAATAA
- the APOA1 gene encoding apolipoprotein A-I codes for MRAVVLTLALLCLTGTQARSFWQHDEPQAPLDRLKDMLDVYLDSVKASGKEAIAQFEASTVGKQLDLKLGENLDTLGAAAAKLREDMAPYYKEVREMWLKDTESLRKELTKDLEEVKEKIKPFLDQFSAKWTEDLEQYRQRLAPLAQELKELSKQKVELLQQKLTPVAEEARDRLRGHVEELRKNVAPFSDELRQKLSQKLEEIREKGIPQAAEYQAKVVEQLSSLREKMTPLVQDFKERLTPYTETLKARFLSLLEELQKTVA; via the exons ATGAGAGCCGTGGTGCTGACCCTCGCCCTGCTCTGCCTCACGG GCACCCAGGCCCGCTCCTTCTGGCAGCACGATGAGCCCCAGGCACCCCTGGACCGCCTCAAGGACATGCTCGATGTGTACCTGGACTCCGTGAAGGCCAGCGGCAAGGAAGCCATTGCCCAGTTCGAGGCCTCCACCGTGGGCAAACAGCTGGA CCTGAAGCTGGGCGAGAACCTCGACACGTTGGGCGCGGCCGCTGCCAAGCTGCGAGAGGACATGGCCCCCTACTACAAAGAGGTGCGGGAGATGTGGCTGAAGGACACCGAGTCCCTGCGCAAGGAGCTCACCAAGGACCTGGAGGAGGTGAAGGAGAAGATCAAGCCCTTCCTGGACCAGTTCTCCGCCAAGTGGACGGAGGACCTGGAGCAGTACCGCCAGCGCCTCGCACCCCTcgcccaggagctgaaggagctcagCAAGCAGaaggtggagctgctgcagcagaagctgacCCCGGTGGCCGAGGAGGCGCGGGACCGGCTGCGCGGGCACGTCGAGGAGCTGCGCAAGAACGTGGCCCCCTTCAGCGATGAGCTGCGCCAGAAGCTGAGCCAGAAGCTGGAGGAGATCCGGGAGAAGGGCATCCCCCAGGCCGCCGAATACCAGGCCAAGGTGgtggagcagctcagcagcctgCGGGAGAAGATGACGCCCCTGGTGCAGGACTTCAAGGAGCGCCTCACCCCCTACACCGAGACCCTCAAGGCCCGTTTCCTCAGCCTCCTGGAGGAGCTCCAGAAGACCGTGGCCTGA